TATCTACAGCTGAAGCAGAATATATAGCAGCAGGTAGTGGTTGTACACAGTTGATttggatgaaaaatatgttgCATGAATATGACTTTGATCAGGACCTTATGACGTTGTATTGTGACAATATGAGCGCAATTGATAAATGGAAGAATCCAGTTCAACATAGTCGAACAAAGCACATTAACATAAGACATCATTTTATTCGAGaacttgttgaagataaagtGATTAGGCTTGATCATATTCGTTCCAACTTACAATTAGCCGATATTTTCACTAAGCCTCTGGATGCAAATTCATTCGAACACTTACGTGCTGGTTTAGGAGTGTGTCGCACTTAACTTCATGGCCAACTATAAAGGCGGCGCATGTCTCCACGTTTCAAATCTTTAAGGGTGTCAGTGTCGTTTCAGAAATAAATGGATGTCTTTTCGGTAGATGGAGAGTTTCTTTTTGCATTAATGGGCTTTTAATTTttgattatttatattatttctgACTATTTAAACTGAGTTTATCCTAATCGTCGCACACACTGAAGTTGGTATAACAGTTGAAATTTTTTCTTCAGTTATTCTAATCTTGTTCGCTATGGTGAATACTCAGAAGGGGTCTTATGTGTCTCAGCAGTTTGAAGACGCACCTAATGTCACCATTTCTTCGCCTCCTCTGGTACGACAAGCAAGGGTAAGAGGTCGACGATTTAAAAGCACTCCTTTCCGAAGACCCTATCGGCTTCCATCTAAAAAATTACAGGGAGAGGCCTCTAGTAGGTTGCAGGAATCTTTACGACCTGAGTCTGTGCCTGAAGTTGGTGATTCTTCTGTTCCTGTTTCTCCTGCTATGCATGCACCTCGAGCTCCTGAGGTCGTTGTATCGAATATGGATTCAGATGATCAGGATGATGTTCCATTAATTCGATTGTTAAAGAAAACCTCAGGGCCAGTTATCTCTTAGAAGCTTCCTTCTGATCCCCCGGGTTCCACTCACTCTCAAGAGAGTTCATCAACAGAAGGGGTATTCATTCCTTCTCTAGGAGGCCCTCGACGTTCACCAGCTATACCTTTAGGTTATTCTCCTTCTGTTCACCCTTCTCGATCAAAATCACCTGCTTCAAAACCTGATGCTGTGCCTGCACACATTTTTGGTAATACTACTGCTTCACATGAGGAACAGACTGGTgtatctcaaaatgaagatcaGTTTGCTTCGTTTAACCAAGATGACATACCTCCTGAAGACATTCCTCCTCCTACTGATGATCCCACTGCTCCATCAACTGAAGGAAGGTCAAAATCTCCTAAGGTTTCTCAACCTCCAAAGAGAAAAACTCAACAAGTTAGGAGAAATATCACTACCAAAACAGGCAGAAAGAAAATTCTTGCGAATATTTCATTTGTTCCCATTGATGGAATTTCTTTTCACCACGAGGAAAATGTTCAACGCTGGAAGTTCGTGGTGCAGCGGAGAATTGCCAATGAGGTAAATATTTCTGACAAACATCAATCCTGCATGAGTATCATGGATCTTATCCATATGGCTGGTTTGGAAAAAAACTATCTCGAATGTTGGTTTGTTTAATCCCCAGCTAATTAGAGAATTTATTGTCAATCTGTCTGATGAGTTTAACAATCTAAGTAGCCCTGATTATCAAACAGTTCATATTAGAGGGTTCAAATTTGTGATTTCTCCTACTATGATTAATGGTTTTCTTGGAAATATTGTTGATATTGACTGCTCTCCATCGTGTCCTCCTATTGAGGTTCTAGCTACTATCTTATCTAGTGGGACCTTGTCCACATGGCCTGTAAATGGGATTCTTGCAGCTGCTCTCAACATCAAATATGTCATCCTGCATAAGATTGACATTGCTAATTGGTTCCTTTCCTTTCATGCCTCCAGTATATGTGCTGCTTTAGGTACATTTTTGTATCAAATTTGTAATGATGATAAAATAGATACGGGTGGATTCATTTACAATCAGTTGTTGAGGCATGTTGGCTCTTTTGGGGTTAAGGTTCCAATTGCTCTTTCGCGGTTTTTCTCTAGTCTGCTACTTCACTTTAATGGAGCTGTGCTTACTGCTACTGATGCTCCTGAACCTGAACCTAAAACAATTGCCTTTAGCTACAGACTCTTTCAAGGCAGTCATGTGCCTGATATTGACCATGATGTTCATCCGAATTGTGGCCCACGTATTTTTGACACTACCGACTGGGATGAGTCTGCTGAAGGATTCTACGTGGATCGTGAGTTAGCTGCTCGTATTGTTAATTCTTTGATTGTTGAATCTCGAGCACTGACTAACTCCATCAATCTGTTGTCTAAACGTCGATTAGAGGTTGATGCTCTCATTCGTCATTCGAAGTCTTTGGCACCATCTACTAGTCGTCAGCAGCCATCCTCTGGTTAATGTCATTACTTTTTCGGTTCAAAGGGGGAGTGGATGTTAATGTTGTGGGATGTTCTGTTTTTTGTGGTTTTGGGCAGAAATGGATATTGTTGTTTTGGGTTGTTTTGGTTCTATTCTTTGTGATGACTGTAGGTTTTGTttttgatgataaaatattttgtCTTCTGTTATGAGAAAGTTCTTTTAATGAATGTCCTCCGTTTCACTAAGAACTGAAGGTTGCGGTTTATAACATACGTTGATTGGGTGCTGACTGTCATGACTTGGTATCATCTATTTGTCTTAACAGTTGACTCCGTGGCACTACTGTGCTGAACCAGAAAAGAAATTCCTTTAGACAAAAGGAGAGTTTGTTGAAGTGTtctttgtctaaaagaatatcttttaattatatgatttatttaaaagagaagatattCAATGAATAATTGATTCTTCAATATTTTGAGAATCTCTCTAATTATCTTTAAGAATAAAATAAGTTCATTTTCTTTAGGGATCTTATTAAAGAtataagatttatacatatctggacatatatgtatgtatatgagTTTTGAAGACGGGCTAGATTACACAGAAAAAGAGAGATAAGTTTTGTTGACGCAAGAAGTATCATACGTTTTTCATTGAAGCCGCCATAACTaaaggtaacttgatcttatgACTTCGAAAACAACATGATCACTAACAGTTGAGTTTGCAGATGAGTAATACATAGAATGAAGCTGTGGTTAGTTTGATTCATAGTTGATTCACGCATacgttcagggggagcctgaagtcagacGCTGTTGACGGGAGTCATCTTTATtccagggggagcctggagtctgatatTAATACACATGTCATATAGTTATAGTGTTGAGAAGTACACATAAGTTGTATTGATGTTTTTGGTGTTTAtggtgaatattaataaaattactcttctgagctgtgcgcagctccccagaTGTAGGCAATATtagccgaactgggttaacaaagtctcatgtgttaaTCTACTCTGCTGTCTCACAAGTTATTACTAACATTATTAGCTGCAATCTTAACTAAAGGGTCCTTGATTATTCTTTACTGTTTTTCATCTTCTTATCTATCAATCATTAGCGTTACTTGTGATTATGATCAATGCAAAGTAGAAATAGTTCATAGGAAATCTGGATGTTTGTCTTTTCTATCTTGTTTAGTCAATGTTGCATTCAACGTGTCATTCCATTCGAAAAAAGGAATAAAACACTGGGCATTATGTCTCGAGAGAGAGAGTAATTACCAAGATCTTACTAAACAGGCGATGAAGAGATTGTAGTAATACAACAACCACTTCACTAAATTCCTTCATGTATGCAAGAAGAAAGTAAAAAGTGCTAAGATGAAGTAGCTATGGTGAATATGAATCATCATTACTTTATGAATTATGTAAAATTATTGGTATAATCCATCAAACCTACACCACCTTATAAACTAACAAAACTATGTAGCTGAAAGAAATAATTGTGCTTTAGACGACATGTTTTCTTGCATGATAATTAGTTTGGTTACCTCATAATTTACTGGAGAGAGATTTGCTTGGAGAAACTTTTATTCTAAATAGATTCTACACATAACATGATTCATATAAGAAACCTTGTGAAGTGTTTTAGTGTGAAATAGAAATTTACCTTCATATAAAACGTTGGAAGTGCGGGAGTGTTTGACAAGGATACACATTTACCAAAAAGGTCAAACAATTGATCGCATCTTCATAGTCTATGCAATGTATATATTGCCTCTTATATATTTACGAACTACTAATAGACTTAAGGTTATCTTataatgttttattatattaCTTATTTCTATTATCTATTTTTCAAGAGATAGAAATAGGATATGACATATTGAAAGTTGTTCTTATTTCTTATTTGTTGAAAAAGGAGTTAAAAACTTGTTTGGTAACAACTTCTTAtattcttttttgaaaaatgtgaaCATATAGCAGAAGCAATTGGATTCTAACTACATGAATTTAAAGGATTAAACATTTTATGAAAACTGCTAAATCACCATGAATTGATGTTGTTGATCACCGAATTCACCAAAGACCACCACCAAGATCTTCTCCACTATCTTCATGACTTAAAACTTAATTGTGAGATCAATTTGGTGATCAATTTAGTGAAAATTTAGGATGAGAGTGCCACGATTATATTAGTAAAAGCTCAACCAAATGCACAATGTTCATTTATGTCTTAATcttatttaatttgaaaaataaatagacaAATCACATGCAAAACTATTTGCATAaacaatttttaatttaatcttgAATTAATGAGTGAGATTTGTGGTTGAAGATGAGGTTAACAACACACGAAGCTAGTAGCTAACTCGTACAATTTGAACAAGGGTTGGAATTAAAATAATGTCCTAAAATTTCCGATTCTTTATGCTCAATCTTCCTttaacaaaaaatagaaaaagaaagagaaaacatGCATTTGTAATTTTGTAGCTACACACATGAATTATTTCTTTTAGATACCAATTCTGATTgtcagttttttctttttctgttttctcCAAGTTTggacattttattttgtcagatgaatgaattttttttttttttctttttggtctATTTGATTTTGTGGCTAAACTTATAATATTTCTATTGTTAAATATTATTatgatacttttttttttatggtatgATTTTAATTCATTGATAGACAATATACTAAATATTTGAAGCcttgatttttaaaatattctaaaCACAAAATGTTTCGTCGGAATCCTATAAACTAAAAACATTAGATAACAAAAAGCTATGGATGAAtaagaagagaaaggaaaagagagagaataaaGAGTCAAAACTGATGCCATTAATTTCATTAAgaaccaaaaaagaaaacccCCTGAGAGTAGAAATTAggaaattaaaatgaaaaaaaaatatatagtccAATCCATCCCATccatgaagaagaaaaagaaatagaggGAAGAAATGATATGGAGGGTGTAGAGAAGTGAAAATAGAAAGGGAAGCACGTGAATATAGCCAGGTTTGTTTAGGGACATAAATAATTGGCCCCAATCTCTGCATGTGTTCACGTGTCTGTGTCATCCAGTTGCCGTTAATTACACCATCACCCCTTCCTTCTGCCCTTCGCATTTGCATAGGATTCTACATGGGCCCCACCCCTCCCTCTGAATGCTATAtctacatacatatatatatatatatatatatatttctttttaatacaAAAACACACACATACAGTCACACaatcaaatattatttattaaataaataaaccctATCTCTTCTTCCCCCATACTCGCACTTCTTATCGCGTTTCTTTCACCTTCATTTTCTTCCTCATTTAcccatttcaatatttttacttttttaataataattttattattcaCTATTCCTCTTtgtaaaacaaacaaaaaatagttTCACAACTATTTTGGTTTAACTTGTTTTTATTTGGATTCATATATGTACTTTTGAAACCTCTGTTTTAAGGAATATAATATAGGACTTCTAAGGCATTGCTAACTTTTATCTAACCTTCTTAGATCTTCTGATTTAAGAATATTTACTTTACCTATTGATATATGCTTGAGAATAAAGATTTAAATATCTAACTTCAAACAATATTATGAACAATCATAGCACATAGTCCCTTTTAGTTTAAGtgtaaatgttttttttaagaaaaaataattctGGTTTATGCTATATAATATTTCAAggtattaatttttttctatttatgtTTTACATTCTTTTTTCATTTATGTTGTTTTGTTGGATAGCCTAAATTTTGACTTactttaaacaatttttaaGAATTCAGATGAAGAATACTGAACTATATAAAAGAAgtaaatttatcatttttctcCCATGCATGCTTTTAATTAAGAGAAATTAgcagatttttttttcaattcatcTGATCACATAATTATTTCACCTCCAAAAAAATCAGCTACATATAAAATTGACTTTGTAGTAATATTATTAGTTAGTTTTTAGTGATAAATTCGTCAGCTAGCTTCCTTTGAACTCAAGTATAAATCCAACTTTTTACATTATTTTTGTTCAGCTATATAAATCTCCGTTATTGCTAAGAATGATCTATATATATTTGTCTTCtaagaattttgaaaagaaagtaatatatttgaaaaagataataattaatatgttgaataaatacttttaaatttataataaataaattgaaagtAGTAATTCAAACACGTTGAAGAAGCAAGAACATACACAAAATTGAAGTGTAAACGAAACTAAAAGTATAGATAGTTTAAAACAGAATGTAAATAAAccctttttattttgttaatgaCAAAAAAAGGGCATATATTATACACAGCCACTAATTACAACTGCTTAAAACAGAATGTAAACTAACCAAtattaacaaaatttaatacttaGATATCAAACACCTCACCTAGTGTAGTGGCTTAGCACTTGCCTTACTATCACACCATAGGTTAGAGTGTAATCTTGTAATTTTGCGATTTATTGtgtattttctttcttcttcttctttttttttttttaaattttgaaagagaaaaaaagtttAGAGATATTTTCCAAAGTATAAAAAGAATATGTTTGTTAAAATTTTCATAAGTATTTACTTCTTGAAAAGATGGTtagaattgtttttttttttttttttttgctttaaaagaAGTTTTGGAATTTGTAGATTTTAACCTAGAAAATTAGGTAAATAACATCATTATTTTAgaagaataaaaagaataacattaaataaataggctctaaaaaggaaacaaaagagGAACATAATCTCAAATCTAGTGGCTATGATTAAACATTTGATTAGCTGAAAGTCGccttaaaattaaaaagttttttcttggtttcaatttaaaatgtattttcaTTTTGAGGTAAATGAGTTAAATAACCCGAATAAGAAAGGTTTTGTATCCGTTGTTTGGAAGTAGTATTAACAATTCCACAAATAATATTGATATGCTCAATTTTCTAAAACTAAAAATCAAAAACTAAGTGTTATCTAATGAAAAATTGGGAATAATCTAAATTTCATATTTAGTTATTTTAGAAAATTGTAGTACTTATATAAgaactaaaaaatattttcacaTATAGAATTATTTAGTGAAAAATTTGAAATAGAACCCATAAggaatataaattaaaatttttttatattttataaatatttttaaccatttcgtttatatatatataaaaataaataagagtAATATTAACATAAGATGACTATTCAATTTATGAAAGGGTGTTTGTAGCTCATATAGTTGTTTAAAACGTTAGTTGGACTAAAATTATTTGATAGAGTTTACACGTGTGCATCTCCACCATGTAATTGATGAAGTTAGCGGTACTACAAAtatgataattattattattatttggacATTATATGGATCGAAGGAATTGAGCTAAAATCAGTAACGTGGTTTATGTCAATTATGCTATGCTCATTTCagtattgatatatattgatatatattgctAGTTATTAACGGGTAATTAGtgatattaattaatttgtgaAAATATATCTCATGTAAACACCCAATATTTTCTAACAAATGGACCACACACGAACTTGAAGGGTATGATTttgaagaaatatatattaattattgggtggcatttttttctccttttaattttgtttttaatgatCTTACCTAGGAAACTTAATTACGTTGCAATAAGAAACTCAGTTGTGTGGTAGTAACAGAGAGATCAAAATATGTAGGACcaaaatcatttatatatatatatatatatatatatatttctttgaGAAAACTAAAACCATATATATTATAGGTAAATATTAGCTGTTGACAAGGATATTTTGTacaagttcttttttttttttcacaagaatgagtttttttttctctatgtAGTTTTTCTTGAAATGGTTTTTTAGGAAAACTTAAATTGGTAGCTAGCTTGAAAATTACAAGTATAGTATTTATGAGTGAATCCTACCTAATTAGTTAattgatattaaaaaaattcagGAGTTGATTCCTTTGACTACATGAAAAGATCAGAAAATTTCTTACCCATTCAACAATGTTCGTTTTGCACTATGAGATTTT
The sequence above is drawn from the Cucumis melo cultivar AY chromosome 2, USDA_Cmelo_AY_1.0, whole genome shotgun sequence genome and encodes:
- the LOC103501057 gene encoding uncharacterized protein LOC103501057, whose protein sequence is MVNTQKGSYVSQQFEDAPNVTISSPPLGEASSRLQESLRPESVPEVGDSSVPVSPAMHAPRAPEVVVSNMDSDDQDDKLPSDPPGSTHSQESSSTEGVFIPSLGGPRRSPAIPLGYSPSVHPSRSKSPASKPDAVPAHIFGNTTASHEEQTGVSQNEDQFASFNQDDIPPEDIPPPTDDPTAPSTEGRSKSPKVSQPPKRKTQQVRRNITTKTGRKKILANISFVPIDGISFHHEENVQRWKFVVQRRIANELIREFIVNLSDEFNNLSSPDYQTVHIRGFKFVISPTMINGFLGNIVDIDCSPSCPPIEVLATILSSGTLSTWPVNGILAAALNIKYVILHKIDIANWFLSFHASSICAALGTFLYQICNDDKIDTGGFIYNQLLRHVGSFGVKVPIALSRFFSSLLLHFNGAVLTATDAPEPEPKTIAFSYRLFQGSHVPDIDHDVHPNCGPRIFDTTDWDESAEGFYVDRELAARIVNSLIVESRALTNSINLLSKRRLEVDALIRHSKSLAPSTSRQQPSSG